From Vigna unguiculata cultivar IT97K-499-35 chromosome 5, ASM411807v1, whole genome shotgun sequence, the proteins below share one genomic window:
- the LOC114183253 gene encoding KRR1 small subunit processome component homolog has product MKNLEEDENGVVREESQMKEKRKGKHDKPKPWDDDPNIDHWKVEKFDPSWNEGGMLEVSSFSTLFPQYREKYLQEAWPTVKSALKQYGIACELNLVEGSMTVSTTRKTRDPYIIVKARDLIRLLSRSVSAPQAIKILDDEIQCDIIKISGLVRNKERFVKRRQHLVGPNSATLRALEILTGCYILVHGNTVAAMGSFKGLKQIRRIVEECMLNKMHPVYNIKILMMKKELEKNPDLANENWDRFLPKFKKKNVKQKKANSKQKKPYTPFPPPQQPSKIDIQLETGEYFLSNKRKSAKIWQEKQEKQAEKTAESKRKREEAFIPPKEPVKPVDKSEDAANNVADIAKSLKTKTEKFGKRKSEENLNAETYIMGSSEHASRKKSKKQKSSA; this is encoded by the exons ATGAAAAACCTTGAAGAGGATGAGAATGGAGTGGTGAGGGAAGAATCGCAGATGAAGGAGAAGAGAAAGGGGAAACACGATAAACCGAAGCCATGGGATGATGATCCTAATATCGATCATTGGAAGGTGGAGAAGTTCGACCCTTCTTGGAATGAAGGTGGCATGCTCGAAGTCAGTTCCTTCTCCACTCTCTTTCCTCAGTACCGCGAGAAGTACCTCCAAGAAGCATGGCCTACGGTCAAATCCGCTCTCAAACAATATGGCATCGCATGCGAACTGAATCTC GTTGAGGGTTCCATGACGGTTTCAACCACAAGAAAGACTAGAGATCCCTATATTATCGTCAAAGCCAGGGATCTCATCAGACTTCTCTCAAGAAGTGTGTCTGCTCCTCag GCCATAAAAATACTTGACGATGAAATACAATGTGATATCATCAAAATCAGTGGTTTGGTTCGCAATAAG GAGCGATTTGTAAAGAGGAGACAACATCTTGTGGGTCCCAATTCAGCCACATTAAGA GCTCTTGAAATACTCACTGGTTGCTACATTCTCGTCCAT GGAAACACAGTTGCTGCTATGGGTTCGTTTAAAGGTTTGAAACAAATCAGAAGGATTGTTGAAGAATGCATGCTGAACAAAATGCATCCTGTATACAACATTAAG ATTCTTATGATGAAGAAAGAACTTGAAAAGAACCCGGACCTTGCCAATGAGAACTGGGATAGGTTCCTTCCAAAATTCAAGAA GAAAAACGTTAAGCAAAAGAAGGCTAACTCTAAACAAAAGAAACCATACACTCCATTCCCTCCACCACAACAGCCCAGCAAG ATTGATATACAATTAGAAACTGGAGAATACTTTTTAAGTAACAAGAGAAAATCGGCAAAGATATGGCAAGAGAAGCAGGAGAAGCAGGCTGAAAAAACTGCTGAAAGCAAAAGGAAACGAGAAGAGGCCTTTATCCCTCCCAAG GAGCCGGTAAAGCCTGTGGATAAATCAGAGGATGCTGCCAATAACGTAGCTGATATTGCAAAGTCCTTAAAG ACAAAGACAGAGAAGTTTGGGAAGCGTAAATCTGAAGAAAATCTCAATGCAGAGACATATATCATGGGATCCTCGGAACACGCATCAAGGAAGAAATCCAAGAAACAAAAGTCTTCGGCATAA